From a region of the Drosophila ananassae strain 14024-0371.13 chromosome XL, ASM1763931v2, whole genome shotgun sequence genome:
- the LOC6503055 gene encoding uncharacterized protein LOC6503055 → MELSGVSGKRIREGRANGQPAVCPVGNCRTIVAHTHLLRHMISDHLDPRARALPFQLRLREVAIGQKTMLMLAYRQLVLDRDYCLAVLNWRQPDIKLGPGELAPEQLDLPPCHQPLAGHLPVLVMVCRTTWKALLTHEDRTIRSEQYAIGARHPDPSREWGTVYLFWLLCPATRRPVTATLTVLNSELECIERRNRRRIRNFACRMPIEQFINGLDPTFVTINEEKMDRCCRGTGRGDKASAIVEVIIEGEATP, encoded by the coding sequence ATGGAGCTCAGCGGCGTGTCCGGGAAGCGGATAAGAGAGGGCCGGGCGAATGGCCAGCCGGCTGTCTGCCCGGTCGGCAATTGCCGGACAATAGTGGCCCACACCCACCTGTTGCGGCACATGATCAGCGACCATCTGGACCCCCGGGCACGCGCCCTGCCCTTCCAGTTGCGCCTCCGCGAAGTGGCCATTGGCCAGAAAACGATGCTGATGCTGGCCTACCGCCAGCTGGTCCTCGACCGGGACTATTGCCTGGCGGTGCTTAACTGGCGCCAGCCGGACATCAAGCTGGGTCCCGGGGAACTGGCTCCCGAGCAACTGGATCTGCCGCCGTGCCACCAGCCCCTGGCCGGCCACCTGCCCGTTTTGGTGATGGTCTGCCGCACCACCTGGAAGGCTCTGCTCACCCACGAGGATCGCACCATCCGGTCCGAGCAGTACGCTATCGGTGCCCGGCATCCGGACCCCAGCCGCGAATGGGGCACCGTCTACCTGTTTTGGCTCCTCTGCCCCGCCACCCGGCGGCCGGTGACCGCCACCCTGACCGTTCTCAACAGCGAGCTGGAGTGCATCGAGCGAAGGAATCGCCGCCGGATCCGTAACTTTGCCTGCCGCATGCCCATCGAGCAGTTCATCAACGGCCTGGATCCCACATTCGTTACCATCAACGAGGAGAAGATGGACAGGTGTTGTAGGGGCACGGGTAGGGGAGACAAGGCGTCCGCCATCGTGGAGGTCATCATCGAGGGGGAGGCTACTCCCTAA